The Lycium barbarum isolate Lr01 chromosome 10, ASM1917538v2, whole genome shotgun sequence genome includes a region encoding these proteins:
- the LOC132613391 gene encoding 14 kDa proline-rich protein DC2.15-like has protein sequence MHTSACKLKSYNECPWSPICCLPWINALSEATKNASKKTTCLALFLLVNILFFSLASASPKATPMPMPTPTPTPSLSSQDKCSIDTLKLGVCANVLGNLLGFKIGNSSNKPCCSLIQGLVDLDAALCLCIAINANVLGINLNVPISLSLLLNACDEKVPSGFQCPN, from the exons ATGCACACTAGTGCTTGCAAGCTAAAGTCGTATAATGAGTGcccatggtctccaatttgttgtcttccttggatAAATGCACTCtctgaagccacg AAAAACGCTTCTAAGAAAACCACCTGCCTTGCTCTCTTTCTTCTTGTAAACattctttttttctctcttgcGAGTGCATCGCCTAAAGCGACGCCAATGCCTATGCCGACGCCAACGCCAACCCCGAGCCTCAGCTCCCAAGACAAGTGTTCTATTGATACTCTCAAATTAGGTGTTTGTGCTAATGTTCTTGGCAATTTACTTGGATTTAAAATTGGAAATTCATCAAATAAACCTTGTTGTTCTCTCATTCAAGGACTTGTTGATCTTGATGCCGCTCTTTGTTTATGCATTGCCATTAACGCAAATGTTCTTGGAATCAACCTTAATGTCCCTATTTCTCTAAGCCTTCTTCTCAATGCTTGTGATGAAAAAGTTCCATCTGGCTTCCAGTGTCCTAATTGA
- the LOC132616063 gene encoding lipid transfer protein EARLI 1-like — translation MASMKTTCLALFLLVNILFFSLVSASPKPTPKPMPTPTLKPPTPMPMPMPTPTPMPMPMPMPTPKPTPTPGISSQDKCSIDTLKLRVCANVLDNLLGVRIGNPSKKPCCSLIQGLVDLDAALCLCIAINANVLGINLNVPISHSLLLNACDKKVPSGFQCPN, via the coding sequence ATGGCTTCTATGAAAACCACCTGCCTTGCCCTCTTTCTTCTTGTAAACattctttttttctctcttgtGAGTGCATCGCCTAAACCAACGCCAAAGCCGATGCCAACTCCAACGCTAAAGCCGCCAACACCAATGCCGATGCCGATGCCGACGCCAACGCCAATGCCGATGCCGATGCCAATGCCAACGCCGAAGCCAACGCCAACCCCGGGTATCAGCTCCCAAGACAAGTGCTCTATTGATACTCTCAAATTACGTGTTTGTGCTAATGTTCTTGACAATTTACTGGGAGTTAGAATTGGAAATCCATCAAAGAAACCTTGTTGTTCTCTCATTCAAGGACTTGTTGATCTTGATGCCGCTCTTTGTTTATGCATTGCCATTAACGCAAATGTTCTTGGAATCAACCTTAATGTCCCTATTTCTCACAGCCTTCTTCTCAATGCTTGTGATAAAAAAGTTCCATCTGGCTTCCAGTGTCCTAATTGA